One stretch of Streptomyces sp. A2-16 DNA includes these proteins:
- a CDS encoding metalloregulator ArsR/SmtB family transcription factor, whose protein sequence is MAKIVGGFQDPSAEVLAEAAAVFGLLASSARLHIMWALSQGESDVTGLADRVGGALPAVSQHLAKLKLAGLVRSRREGRRQIYYVDDPDIVTVVRVMVGQLTARETSSGTSDRLREAGV, encoded by the coding sequence GTGGCGAAGATCGTCGGCGGTTTCCAGGACCCGTCGGCTGAGGTGCTCGCCGAGGCGGCCGCGGTGTTCGGACTCCTCGCGTCCTCCGCCCGGCTGCACATCATGTGGGCGCTGTCCCAGGGCGAGAGCGACGTCACCGGTCTCGCCGACCGGGTCGGCGGGGCGCTGCCCGCGGTCAGTCAGCATCTGGCGAAGCTGAAACTCGCCGGGCTCGTCCGCTCCCGCCGCGAGGGCCGTCGGCAGATCTACTACGTCGACGACCCCGACATCGTGACCGTGGTCCGCGTCATGGTCGGCCAGCTCACCGCTCGCGAGACCTCCTCCGGCACCTCGGACCGACTGCGCGAGGCCGGTGTCTGA
- the mgtA gene encoding magnesium-translocating P-type ATPase, which translates to MRPDARDPDGSLLEVFRRLSSGPRGLSEVRAAEGLVRFGENVVPEARDPSWPRRFARSLRDPFTAVLLCLGLVSAAVSAWGTASVILLLVVVSCVLRASGEHRADRSTAALRRLVATTVTVQRRADEDAPPVTREIPVEELVPGDVVRLGPGDLVPADVRLLRSTGLTVHQAALTGESAPVEKSADGDPGDGGVLHDPRLCFQGSSVAAGSATAVVTATGGDTRFAAAHRRTGKPPATSFERSVQGVSWILIRFALLTPPLVLMANAALRGRGLETLPFAVAVAVGLTPEMLPVLVTTCLARGAALLARTHGVIVRRLPALHDIGAMDVLCVDKTGTLTQDRPVVHRALDAEGHDDPEVLRWAAAAAWWSLQLADLPAPDALDEALLAAADEDALMAYDGVTALPFDPARRLATVIVRTPGRLGTRTLITKGAAEAVLPRCALSDEERSRLRELAQEQAAAGLRVLAVATAERPAGTRAVERGLTFRGLVTLRDDLAPTAAEALARLAARGVGVKVLTGDHPGTAVRACRDLGLPVAGVLTADRLDTLTDPELTALARDTTVFARCTPEHKTRITRALQAGGHTVGVLGDGVNDLPALRTADVGIAPRDAAGVTRESADLVLAGKDLTAIDHAVAAGRHAGGNIASYLRITLSSNLGNVIAMLSAGLLLPFLPMLPAQVLVQNLCFDAAQLAFAHDRPAPSALRRPSVLDPRALLRFIVGFGALNAVADLATFGVLAFALRGPGDDEALFHSGWFTENLLTQAVVMVLLSPGSLGRGGPRPGPVTWSAAALAAVGLLLPASPPGAALGLSPLPGVYYGLLAAVLALYAVGLLAARARHEHRGTGARSAG; encoded by the coding sequence ATGCGTCCCGATGCCCGTGATCCCGACGGGAGTCTCCTCGAGGTCTTCCGGCGGCTGAGCAGTGGGCCGCGGGGGCTGAGCGAGGTGCGGGCCGCGGAGGGGCTGGTGCGGTTCGGGGAGAACGTGGTTCCGGAGGCCCGGGATCCCTCCTGGCCGCGCCGGTTCGCGCGGAGTCTGCGGGATCCGTTCACCGCGGTGCTGCTCTGCCTGGGACTGGTGTCGGCCGCCGTGTCCGCCTGGGGCACCGCCTCGGTGATCCTCCTGCTGGTCGTCGTGAGCTGCGTCCTGCGGGCCTCCGGCGAACACCGGGCCGACCGCTCCACGGCGGCACTGCGCCGCCTGGTGGCCACCACCGTCACGGTCCAGCGCCGGGCCGATGAGGACGCGCCCCCCGTCACCCGTGAGATCCCGGTCGAGGAGCTCGTCCCCGGCGATGTCGTACGGCTCGGCCCGGGCGACCTGGTCCCCGCGGACGTACGACTGCTGCGCTCGACCGGACTCACCGTCCACCAGGCCGCGCTCACCGGGGAGTCCGCACCGGTGGAGAAGTCCGCGGACGGGGACCCGGGGGACGGCGGTGTCCTCCACGACCCCCGGCTCTGCTTCCAGGGCAGCAGCGTCGCCGCCGGCAGCGCCACCGCCGTGGTCACCGCGACCGGCGGCGACACCCGTTTCGCCGCCGCCCACCGCCGTACCGGAAAGCCCCCGGCGACCAGTTTCGAACGCTCCGTCCAGGGCGTCTCCTGGATCCTGATCCGCTTCGCGCTGCTGACCCCGCCCCTGGTGCTCATGGCCAACGCCGCCCTGCGCGGCCGCGGTCTGGAGACCCTGCCCTTCGCCGTCGCGGTGGCGGTCGGGCTGACCCCGGAGATGCTGCCGGTCCTCGTCACCACCTGCCTGGCCCGCGGCGCCGCCCTCCTCGCCCGTACCCACGGCGTCATCGTCCGCAGGCTCCCCGCCCTGCACGACATCGGCGCCATGGACGTCCTGTGCGTGGACAAGACCGGCACCCTCACCCAGGACCGCCCGGTCGTCCACCGCGCGCTGGACGCCGAGGGCCACGACGACCCCGAGGTACTGCGCTGGGCGGCGGCCGCCGCCTGGTGGTCGCTCCAGCTCGCCGACCTCCCGGCCCCCGACGCCCTCGACGAGGCGCTGCTCGCCGCCGCCGACGAGGACGCCCTCATGGCGTACGACGGCGTCACCGCCCTCCCCTTCGACCCGGCCCGCCGCCTGGCCACCGTGATCGTCCGCACCCCCGGCCGGCTGGGCACCCGGACCCTCATCACCAAGGGGGCCGCCGAGGCCGTACTGCCACGCTGTGCGCTGTCCGACGAGGAGCGCTCCCGGCTGCGCGAGCTGGCGCAGGAGCAGGCCGCGGCCGGGCTGCGCGTCCTCGCCGTCGCCACCGCCGAACGCCCCGCCGGAACCCGGGCCGTCGAACGCGGCCTCACCTTCCGCGGCCTGGTCACGCTGCGGGACGACCTCGCTCCCACCGCCGCCGAGGCCCTGGCCCGGCTCGCCGCGCGGGGCGTCGGCGTCAAGGTCCTCACCGGCGACCACCCGGGCACCGCGGTCCGGGCCTGCCGTGATCTGGGGCTCCCGGTGGCAGGAGTCCTCACCGCCGACCGCCTCGACACCCTCACCGACCCCGAACTCACCGCACTGGCCCGCGACACCACCGTCTTCGCCCGCTGCACACCCGAGCACAAGACCCGCATCACCCGGGCCCTGCAGGCCGGCGGGCACACGGTCGGCGTCCTCGGCGACGGCGTCAACGACCTGCCCGCCCTGCGCACCGCCGACGTCGGCATCGCCCCGCGCGACGCGGCCGGAGTGACCAGGGAGAGCGCGGACCTCGTCCTCGCCGGCAAGGACCTCACCGCGATCGACCACGCGGTCGCCGCCGGCCGTCACGCGGGCGGCAACATCGCCTCGTATCTGCGCATCACGCTCTCCTCCAACCTCGGCAACGTGATCGCGATGCTCTCCGCGGGCCTGCTCCTGCCCTTCCTGCCGATGCTCCCGGCCCAGGTCCTCGTGCAGAACCTGTGCTTCGACGCGGCCCAGCTCGCCTTCGCCCACGACCGTCCGGCCCCGTCCGCGCTGCGCCGGCCGAGCGTCCTGGACCCCCGGGCGCTGCTCCGGTTCATCGTCGGGTTCGGTGCCCTGAACGCCGTGGCGGACCTGGCGACCTTCGGGGTTCTGGCCTTCGCGCTGCGGGGTCCGGGCGACGACGAGGCACTGTTCCACTCGGGGTGGTTCACGGAGAACCTGCTGACGCAGGCCGTGGTGATGGTGCTGCTGTCGCCCGGCTCACTCGGCAGGGGCGGTCCGCGGCCGGGCCCGGTGACCTGGTCGGCCGCCGCACTGGCCGCCGTCGGTCTGCTCCTGCCCGCCTCACCGCCGGGCGCCGCGCTGGGACTGAGCCCGCTGCCCGGCGTGTACTACGGACTGCTCGCGGCCGTCCTGGCCCTGTACGCCGTGGGCCTGCTCGCGGCCCGGGCGCGTCACGAGCACCGCGGCACGGGCGCGCGATCCGCGGGCTGA
- a CDS encoding DMT family transporter has protein sequence MNAGTRSLRGGVRVAVLALLWGSTFLWIELALRGLSPLQVTFVRCLLGALVLTVACYVSGRRMPRGLTVWRHIAVAAFFCNALPFALFSLGQQTVDSGLAGVLNATTPLWSIALGLALGSERGLRPVRLAGLLLGFAGTIVILAPWQSAGATGWGALAILGAAASYAVAFTYMGRTLVRRGTPTISLSAAQLVAASGLTAVALPVGGLDSIDPGPAVVVAALVLSVFCTAITFHLTYRIINDEGATNAAVVGYLLPVVSVLLGAAVLGESLSVRVVLGMAVVLVGVGLTRRKDAVAAAAARPDEGAAQDARPASAESTTTAADPATPPTARRGALENAV, from the coding sequence GTGAACGCTGGGACACGGAGTCTGCGGGGCGGGGTGCGGGTGGCCGTGCTCGCCCTGCTGTGGGGCTCGACCTTCCTCTGGATCGAACTGGCGCTGCGCGGACTCTCCCCGCTCCAGGTCACGTTCGTGCGCTGCCTGCTGGGCGCGCTCGTCCTCACCGTCGCCTGCTACGTGTCGGGCCGCCGCATGCCCCGTGGCCTGACCGTCTGGCGGCACATCGCCGTCGCGGCCTTCTTCTGCAACGCGCTGCCCTTCGCCCTGTTCAGCCTGGGCCAGCAGACCGTCGACTCCGGCCTCGCGGGGGTCCTGAACGCCACGACCCCGCTGTGGTCGATCGCCCTCGGTCTGGCGCTCGGCTCGGAACGCGGGCTGCGCCCGGTCCGCCTGGCGGGGCTGCTGCTCGGCTTCGCCGGCACGATCGTCATCCTCGCCCCGTGGCAGTCGGCCGGGGCCACCGGCTGGGGAGCGCTGGCCATTCTCGGCGCGGCCGCCAGTTACGCCGTCGCGTTCACCTACATGGGCCGCACCCTGGTGCGCAGGGGCACCCCCACCATCTCGCTCTCCGCCGCCCAGCTCGTCGCCGCGAGCGGGCTGACCGCCGTGGCGCTGCCGGTCGGCGGTCTGGACTCGATCGATCCCGGCCCGGCGGTCGTGGTCGCGGCCCTGGTCCTCAGCGTCTTCTGCACGGCGATCACCTTCCACCTCACCTACCGGATCATCAACGACGAGGGCGCCACCAACGCGGCCGTGGTCGGCTATCTGCTGCCCGTGGTCTCGGTGCTCCTCGGCGCGGCTGTCCTGGGCGAGAGCCTGAGCGTCCGGGTCGTGCTGGGCATGGCCGTGGTCCTCGTGGGCGTCGGACTGACCCGCCGGAAGGACGCGGTGGCCGCGGCGGCGGCCCGGCCCGACGAGGGTGCGGCGCAGGACGCCCGACCGGCATCCGCCGAAAGCACGACCACCGCCGCCGACCCGGCCACCCCGCCCACCGCCCGTCGCGGCGCCCTGGAGAACGCGGTCTGA
- a CDS encoding LysR family transcriptional regulator encodes MLDVRRLQVLRAVVTSGTVTAAAAHLGYTPSAVSQQVAALEKQAGTALLERVGRGVRPTPAGLLLTEHAALISSAVAQAETALADLRAGRIGTLSVRYFATAGSTLVAPALARLRAEHPGVRVDLELADPEDPFQEVVRGRADLAVVVQARGRAADGFRLVHLLDDPYAAVLPLGHPLADREVIDLNELSGEQWVGSEPPGPCLEPVIDSCAAAGFSPDFVIRSEDYATAQGFVAAGLGVGLMPRLGLRNRHPGVVVRPVRNPEPVRVISAVARETALDQPALRGLLTALRDAAATEPADEPAAR; translated from the coding sequence ATGCTTGATGTGAGGCGCCTCCAGGTCCTGAGGGCGGTGGTCACCAGCGGAACGGTCACCGCGGCCGCGGCCCACCTCGGCTACACACCGTCCGCCGTCAGCCAGCAGGTGGCGGCGCTGGAGAAGCAGGCAGGCACCGCGCTGCTCGAGCGGGTCGGGCGCGGGGTGCGGCCCACCCCCGCCGGTCTGCTGCTCACCGAGCACGCGGCCCTGATCAGCTCGGCGGTCGCCCAGGCGGAGACCGCCCTCGCCGACCTCCGCGCCGGACGTATCGGCACGCTGTCGGTCCGTTACTTCGCCACGGCGGGCTCCACGCTGGTGGCCCCGGCCCTGGCCCGGCTCCGCGCGGAACACCCCGGCGTACGGGTCGACCTCGAACTCGCCGACCCGGAGGACCCGTTCCAGGAGGTCGTGCGCGGCCGGGCCGACCTGGCCGTGGTGGTCCAGGCGCGGGGCCGGGCGGCTGACGGCTTCCGTCTCGTGCACCTGCTCGACGATCCGTACGCCGCGGTCCTGCCGCTGGGGCATCCGCTCGCGGACCGGGAGGTCATCGACCTCAACGAGCTGTCCGGGGAACAGTGGGTCGGCAGCGAACCGCCCGGGCCCTGTCTGGAACCGGTGATCGACTCCTGTGCGGCGGCCGGCTTCAGTCCCGACTTCGTCATCCGCAGCGAGGACTACGCCACCGCGCAGGGCTTCGTCGCGGCCGGCCTCGGTGTCGGCCTGATGCCGAGGCTGGGACTGCGCAACCGGCACCCCGGTGTCGTCGTACGACCGGTCCGCAATCCCGAGCCCGTCCGGGTCATCTCGGCGGTCGCCCGCGAGACCGCCCTCGACCAGCCCGCCCTGCGGGGCCTGTTGACGGCCCTGCGGGACGCGGCCGCGACGGAACCGGCCGACGAACCCGCGGCACGGTGA
- a CDS encoding ScbA/BarX family gamma-butyrolactone biosynthesis protein, which produces MTIDLAQHGLKNRFETVSADYTHKTNQDEMLLRSWRRTGADTFTVRAAWPAAHRFYVSRLGLYDPLLLSETVRQTLPLLSHGAYRVPFGHQLLWKDFSWTLDPAAAQTDAGPAELELHINCHDVTYRRDRASAISATVEVERAGRHLATAHSRFTIQDRTVYNRLRGAYADATAATAGAVPLPPPAGLTPFGRDRFEDVVLAATDRPDQWQLRVDTTHPVLFDHVVDHAPGMLLLEAARQAALATAHPRPMAVTGMDSDFVRYAEMDAPCLLRAERLTEPDRVRVSALQHDREIFTSVVTLAAAPVALPAPRDLAA; this is translated from the coding sequence ATGACCATCGACCTCGCCCAGCACGGCCTCAAGAATCGTTTTGAGACGGTATCCGCCGATTACACCCACAAGACGAACCAGGACGAAATGCTGCTGCGCAGCTGGCGGCGGACCGGGGCCGACACCTTCACGGTGAGAGCCGCCTGGCCCGCCGCGCACCGGTTCTACGTCAGCCGCCTGGGCCTGTACGACCCGCTGCTGCTCAGCGAGACCGTGCGCCAGACGCTGCCACTGCTGTCCCACGGCGCCTACCGGGTGCCGTTCGGCCACCAGTTGCTGTGGAAGGACTTCAGCTGGACGCTCGACCCCGCGGCCGCGCAGACCGACGCCGGCCCGGCCGAGCTGGAGCTGCACATCAACTGCCACGACGTGACGTACCGTCGCGACCGCGCCTCCGCGATATCCGCGACCGTGGAGGTCGAGCGGGCCGGACGGCACCTGGCCACCGCGCACTCGCGCTTCACCATCCAGGACCGCACGGTCTACAACCGGCTGCGCGGGGCGTACGCCGACGCCACGGCGGCCACCGCGGGCGCGGTGCCGCTGCCGCCGCCGGCCGGTCTGACGCCCTTCGGCCGCGACCGCTTCGAGGACGTGGTGCTCGCCGCGACCGACCGTCCCGACCAGTGGCAGCTGAGGGTCGACACCACCCACCCCGTGCTCTTCGACCATGTGGTGGACCACGCTCCCGGCATGCTGCTCCTGGAGGCCGCCCGCCAGGCGGCCCTGGCCACCGCGCATCCGCGGCCGATGGCCGTCACGGGCATGGACTCCGACTTCGTCCGGTACGCCGAGATGGACGCCCCCTGCCTGCTCCGGGCCGAGCGCCTCACGGAGCCCGACCGGGTCCGGGTCAGCGCCCTGCAGCACGACCGGGAGATCTTCACCAGCGTGGTCACCCTGGCCGCCGCACCCGTCGCGCTGCCCGCCCCTCGCGACCTCGCCGCCTGA
- a CDS encoding ScbR family autoregulator-binding transcription factor translates to MARQRQERAERTRAALIRAAAEMFDQVGYHGAGLNAILREAGTTTGAMYFHFKSKEELARAVIVEQAAELKWPTGKKGLQQLIDVCQYLAVEMRSNVLFRAGVRLAVEQSEVNLLNYSIYDWWAEQFGTHLAEARDLGQLRPDVDEAAFAQVIVASYTGTQIMSRLSSARGDLPERIETMLRCLLPALAPPEVIATLEFPRHEDEPGTPDDDTEETAP, encoded by the coding sequence ATGGCACGACAACGGCAGGAGCGCGCAGAGCGAACCAGGGCCGCACTCATCCGCGCGGCCGCGGAGATGTTCGACCAGGTCGGGTACCACGGAGCGGGTCTCAACGCGATCCTGCGAGAGGCCGGGACCACAACCGGAGCCATGTACTTCCACTTCAAGTCGAAGGAGGAACTGGCTCGTGCGGTCATCGTCGAACAGGCCGCCGAGCTGAAGTGGCCCACCGGGAAGAAGGGTCTGCAGCAGCTGATCGACGTGTGCCAGTACCTGGCCGTCGAGATGCGCTCCAACGTGCTGTTCCGGGCCGGCGTCCGGCTCGCCGTCGAGCAGAGCGAGGTGAACCTGCTCAACTACTCGATCTACGACTGGTGGGCCGAGCAGTTCGGCACCCACCTCGCCGAGGCGCGCGACCTGGGCCAGCTGCGCCCGGACGTCGACGAGGCCGCGTTCGCCCAGGTGATCGTCGCCTCGTACACCGGTACGCAGATCATGTCGCGGCTCTCCAGCGCCCGCGGCGACCTGCCCGAACGCATAGAGACCATGCTGCGCTGCCTGCTGCCGGCCCTCGCGCCGCCGGAGGTCATCGCCACGCTGGAGTTCCCCCGGCACGAGGACGAGCCCGGGACGCCGGACGACGACACGGAGGAGACCGCCCCATGA
- a CDS encoding NAD-dependent epimerase/dehydratase family protein, with the protein MRPLRVLLTGATGFVGGAVLDRLLRERADGAALEVCALARAVPADRPERAGHPEHREREHPERAGVEWWRADLSDPASLVGAASGVDVLVHLAARVVGSDEECERTNIGGTRAVVEEARRAGVRRVVHLSTAAVYGPGPHRGIPVDGVTPAPVSPASRTRLAAERIALDAGALVLRPGLVLGAGDRWVVPGLRELLRRVPARWDGGRGQISVVAVEDLARLVTALATAPEAVPSGVHHASHPVPVRCGDLMTRLAGLDVLPPVTDDLTWEECLERLRKAPGRISERQFALLARDHFYESEEIWRLAGCAPGPGPLERLADAAPWYRAHLGAG; encoded by the coding sequence ATGAGACCGCTTCGGGTGCTGCTGACCGGTGCGACGGGATTCGTCGGCGGAGCGGTCCTCGACCGGCTGCTGCGCGAACGGGCGGACGGCGCCGCCCTGGAGGTGTGCGCCCTGGCCCGCGCCGTACCGGCAGATCGTCCGGAGCGGGCAGGCCACCCGGAGCACCGGGAGCGGGAGCACCCGGAGCGGGCGGGCGTGGAGTGGTGGCGCGCGGATCTCTCGGATCCCGCCTCGCTCGTCGGGGCGGCGAGCGGCGTGGACGTCCTCGTCCACCTCGCCGCCCGGGTGGTCGGCTCGGACGAGGAGTGCGAACGGACCAACATCGGCGGCACCCGGGCCGTCGTCGAGGAGGCCCGGCGGGCGGGGGTGCGGCGCGTCGTGCACCTGTCCACGGCGGCGGTCTACGGCCCCGGCCCGCACCGGGGCATCCCCGTCGACGGGGTCACGCCCGCGCCCGTGTCCCCGGCCAGCCGCACCCGGCTCGCCGCCGAGCGGATCGCGCTCGACGCGGGCGCCCTCGTCCTGCGCCCCGGTCTCGTCCTCGGCGCCGGGGACCGCTGGGTCGTGCCCGGACTCCGCGAGCTGCTCCGGCGGGTACCGGCCCGCTGGGACGGCGGGCGCGGGCAGATCTCCGTCGTGGCCGTCGAGGACCTGGCCCGGCTGGTCACGGCCCTGGCCACCGCGCCGGAGGCCGTGCCCTCAGGGGTCCACCACGCCAGCCACCCGGTCCCGGTGCGCTGCGGCGACCTGATGACGAGGCTCGCGGGACTGGACGTGCTGCCACCGGTCACCGACGACCTGACCTGGGAAGAGTGCCTGGAGCGACTGCGGAAGGCGCCCGGCCGCATCAGCGAGCGCCAGTTCGCCCTGCTGGCCCGCGACCACTTCTACGAGAGCGAGGAGATCTGGCGACTCGCGGGATGCGCACCCGGCCCCGGCCCGCTGGAGCGGCTGGCCGACGCGGCGCCGTGGTACCGGGCCCACCTCGGGGCGGGCTGA
- a CDS encoding TetR family transcriptional regulator: MNTEVRPMVKQVRAERTRQALIAAAALEFDRHGYAGTSLSAVHRACGMTMGALTFHFRAKADLASAVCQEAETITRGALTRLAPVGALLPVVEFTLVVARLLDEEVTVRAAARLTQERAVPSPWHTVWRAVLRDLVARAPEPSGPGCGPRPAELELLAVYLTAGAEAALREGRTGKEVLAQLECLWALVLVPGPPLGGQECSAGAPLREPS, encoded by the coding sequence ATGAATACCGAGGTCAGGCCCATGGTCAAGCAGGTGAGAGCGGAGCGCACCCGCCAGGCGCTGATCGCGGCGGCGGCCCTCGAGTTCGACCGGCACGGGTACGCCGGCACCTCGCTGTCCGCCGTGCACCGGGCCTGCGGGATGACGATGGGCGCGCTCACCTTCCACTTCCGCGCGAAAGCCGACCTGGCGAGCGCGGTCTGCCAGGAGGCCGAGACCATCACCCGCGGCGCACTGACCCGGCTCGCACCGGTGGGCGCCCTCCTGCCGGTCGTCGAGTTCACCCTCGTCGTGGCCAGGCTGCTGGACGAGGAGGTCACCGTCCGCGCCGCGGCCCGGCTGACCCAGGAACGGGCCGTCCCGTCCCCCTGGCACACCGTCTGGCGGGCCGTCCTGCGCGACCTGGTGGCCCGTGCCCCCGAACCCTCCGGCCCCGGCTGCGGACCCCGGCCCGCGGAACTCGAACTCCTGGCCGTCTACCTGACGGCCGGCGCCGAGGCGGCGCTCCGGGAGGGCCGCACCGGCAAGGAGGTACTCGCCCAACTGGAGTGCCTGTGGGCCCTGGTGCTCGTTCCCGGACCACCGCTCGGGGGCCAGGAGTGCTCGGCGGGCGCGCCCCTGCGTGAGCCGTCCTGA
- a CDS encoding SDR family oxidoreductase yields MTRRCALVTGGSRGIGAAVATELATAGHRVAVHCRADSAAANAVLDSLPGTGHILVTGDVGAPGGAREVIDSAVAGLGTVDVLVNNAGVYAEQPVATTSYEDWQADWRRLVDVNLLGPADLIWCLVDHLRHRLQGPQGACVVNVGSRGAYRGEPDAPAYGATKAALHALTQSLAQSLGPLGIAVTAVAPGFVRTDLTEPMLVGAVEEEVRSQSPLGRIAVPSDVAAAVAWLSSAPAEWCSGAVLDVNGASHLR; encoded by the coding sequence ATGACTCGACGCTGTGCGCTCGTCACCGGCGGCTCCCGGGGCATCGGGGCCGCCGTCGCGACCGAACTCGCCACCGCGGGACACCGCGTGGCCGTCCACTGCCGTGCCGACTCCGCGGCCGCGAACGCCGTCCTCGACAGCCTGCCCGGCACCGGACACATCCTGGTCACCGGCGATGTCGGCGCCCCCGGCGGAGCCCGGGAGGTCATCGACTCCGCGGTCGCCGGACTCGGCACGGTCGACGTGCTCGTCAACAACGCCGGTGTGTACGCCGAGCAGCCCGTCGCCACCACCTCGTACGAGGACTGGCAGGCGGACTGGCGGCGCCTGGTCGACGTCAACCTCCTCGGCCCGGCCGACCTCATCTGGTGCCTGGTCGACCATCTGCGCCACCGTCTGCAGGGGCCGCAGGGCGCCTGTGTCGTCAACGTCGGCTCGCGCGGCGCCTATCGCGGCGAACCCGACGCCCCCGCCTACGGGGCGACCAAGGCCGCCCTGCACGCGCTGACCCAGTCGCTCGCCCAGTCACTGGGACCGCTCGGCATCGCGGTGACCGCCGTGGCGCCGGGGTTCGTCCGCACCGACCTCACCGAACCCATGCTCGTCGGAGCCGTCGAGGAGGAGGTGCGCAGCCAGAGTCCGCTCGGCAGGATCGCCGTGCCCTCGGACGTCGCCGCCGCGGTGGCCTGGCTGAGCAGCGCCCCGGCCGAGTGGTGCAGCGGTGCCGTACTCGACGTCAACGGCGCTTCCCACCTGCGCTGA
- a CDS encoding nitrilase-related carbon-nitrogen hydrolase: MRASVLQIAVRPDEPADERRARVGDLVRRQDASDLVVLPELWTVGAFAFDAFHEHAESLDGPTAREMSAAAAQARVWLHAGSVVERGPAGELYNTSLLFGPDGRLRRTYRKIHRFGFDRGEATLLARGVETVTAVLDGDATAGPATGPTANPASGPTANPASGPTPGPATGSAAGPTAGPAAGSTAGPAAGLTVGFATCYDLRFPEQFRLLVDAGAELFLVPAGWPAARRAHWSLLARARAVESQAYVLACGTAGTHAGVEQAGHSVVVDPWGEVVAEAGTDEETLVVDLDPALVAKTRAEFPALRDRVLGVPALR, translated from the coding sequence GTGCGCGCCTCAGTCCTCCAGATCGCCGTACGACCCGACGAACCGGCCGACGAGCGGCGGGCCCGCGTCGGCGACCTCGTCCGTCGCCAGGACGCCTCCGACCTGGTGGTGCTGCCGGAGCTGTGGACCGTCGGGGCCTTCGCCTTCGACGCGTTCCATGAGCACGCCGAGTCGCTGGACGGCCCCACCGCCCGGGAGATGAGCGCGGCCGCGGCTCAGGCGCGGGTGTGGCTGCACGCCGGTTCCGTCGTCGAGCGCGGTCCGGCGGGCGAGTTGTACAACACCTCCCTGCTGTTCGGCCCCGACGGCCGTCTGCGCCGCACGTACCGGAAGATCCACCGCTTCGGTTTCGACCGCGGCGAGGCGACCCTGCTGGCCCGGGGCGTCGAGACCGTCACGGCCGTGCTCGACGGGGACGCGACGGCTGGACCCGCGACCGGCCCGACGGCGAACCCTGCTTCCGGCCCGACGGCGAACCCTGCTTCCGGACCGACGCCGGGACCGGCGACCGGATCGGCGGCGGGGCCGACCGCGGGTCCGGCGGCGGGATCGACCGCGGGTCCCGCGGCGGGGCTGACCGTCGGGTTCGCCACCTGCTACGACCTGCGCTTTCCCGAGCAGTTCCGGCTGCTGGTCGACGCCGGTGCGGAGTTGTTCCTCGTCCCCGCCGGATGGCCCGCCGCGCGCCGCGCCCACTGGTCGCTGCTGGCCCGCGCCCGGGCCGTGGAGTCGCAGGCGTACGTCCTCGCCTGCGGTACCGCCGGCACGCACGCCGGGGTGGAGCAGGCCGGCCACAGCGTGGTGGTCGATCCGTGGGGCGAGGTCGTGGCCGAGGCCGGGACGGACGAGGAGACGCTCGTCGTCGACCTCGATCCCGCGCTCGTCGCGAAGACGCGCGCCGAGTTCCCCGCCCTGCGCGACCGGGTTCTCGGTGTGCCGGCGCTCCGCTGA